The Virgibacillus dokdonensis genome includes a window with the following:
- a CDS encoding RsfA family transcriptional regulator: MNVTRQDAWTKDEDVLLAETVLRYIKEGKTQLEAFREVAHRLSRTPAACGFRWNATIRKQYQNEVQRAKEERKSENINYSWPVPEAGNQDPLQTVISLLERIKAGNEQIASEHLNEHELHLKKLLKENEELKYILLRYEKAWQEMAALLKSVVTEKPNQE, from the coding sequence ATGAATGTTACAAGGCAAGACGCATGGACGAAAGATGAGGATGTCCTATTAGCAGAAACCGTTCTACGTTATATAAAAGAAGGAAAGACCCAGTTGGAAGCATTTAGGGAAGTAGCTCATAGACTGTCTAGAACTCCTGCAGCCTGTGGATTTAGATGGAATGCAACAATTCGAAAACAATATCAAAATGAGGTTCAACGAGCAAAAGAAGAGCGTAAGAGTGAAAATATTAATTATAGCTGGCCTGTTCCAGAAGCAGGGAACCAAGATCCGCTTCAAACTGTCATTTCGCTATTAGAAAGAATTAAAGCTGGGAATGAACAGATTGCATCGGAGCATCTGAATGAACATGAATTACATCTAAAAAAACTACTGAAAGAAAACGAGGAATTAAAATACATTTTGCTTCGCTATGAAAAGGCATGGCAAGAGATGGCTGCCTTATTGAAATCTGTTGTTACTGAAAAGCCTAACCAAGAGTGA
- the mraZ gene encoding division/cell wall cluster transcriptional repressor MraZ, with translation MFMGEFQHNIDAKGRIIVPSKFRDQLGDSFVVTRGLDQCLFVYPMEEWSILEEKLKKLPLTKKDARAFTRFFFSGAVECEIDKQGRINIPQSLRNYAGIEKECVVIGVSNRIEIWSSEQWESYVTDSEESFAEIAENLMDFDI, from the coding sequence ATGTTTATGGGTGAATTCCAACATAACATTGATGCAAAAGGAAGAATAATTGTTCCTTCCAAGTTTCGAGACCAGCTTGGAGATAGCTTTGTTGTGACCCGAGGGCTGGATCAATGTTTATTTGTGTACCCCATGGAAGAATGGAGCATATTAGAAGAAAAATTAAAAAAACTCCCACTAACGAAAAAAGATGCCAGAGCGTTTACAAGGTTCTTCTTTTCTGGCGCAGTAGAATGTGAAATTGATAAACAGGGAAGAATAAATATTCCACAATCATTACGAAACTATGCAGGCATTGAAAAAGAATGTGTTGTTATTGGTGTTTCGAATCGCATAGAAATATGGTCCAGTGAACAGTGGGAATCTTACGTTACAGACTCTGAAGAATCTTTCGCTGAAATCGCTGAGAATTTAATGGATTTTGATATCTAA
- the ftsL gene encoding cell division protein FtsL: protein MSANHARSWEQLKPQKTQEQSVPVKVTKQGWITKGEKIIYSLIGLIIIAASIYMVSFTSSTDSINREMQELENKVKVQQSENDLLKDEINSLSRPERIIDIAKKNGFQVQDAKVKQAKSIDE, encoded by the coding sequence ATGAGTGCAAATCATGCAAGAAGCTGGGAGCAACTAAAACCGCAAAAGACCCAGGAACAATCGGTTCCAGTAAAAGTTACCAAGCAAGGTTGGATAACAAAAGGTGAAAAAATCATTTACAGTCTTATTGGGCTAATTATTATAGCGGCCAGTATCTACATGGTTTCATTTACTTCATCCACAGACTCGATTAATCGCGAGATGCAAGAGCTAGAGAATAAAGTAAAAGTACAACAATCTGAGAATGATTTATTAAAAGATGAAATTAATTCGTTAAGCCGACCAGAGCGCATCATTGACATTGCTAAGAAAAACGGTTTTCAAGTTCAAGATGCAAAAGTGAAGCAAGCAAAATCTATCGATGAATAA
- the rsmH gene encoding 16S rRNA (cytosine(1402)-N(4))-methyltransferase RsmH — translation MFDHKSVLKNETIEGLAIKPDGVYVDCTLGGGGHAEVIASMLNQDGLLLGFDQDIHALQAAKSRLQSYKERIRFIHANFSELEVVLSKENIHKVDGVLFDLGVSSPQLDKGDRGFSYQHNAKLDMRMNQQQKLDAYFVVNYWDYQALVKIFFQYGEEKFSKQIARKIEEHRKKAPIETTYQLVEIIKEAIPAPARRKGGHPAKRVFQALRIAVNDELGVFNDALHQAAKVTGINGRIAVITFHSLEDRLCKQAFKKWSTDKETPRNLPVLPKENEAPFRLVTRKPIVATENELDVNRRSRSAKLRVAEKVAEWKDDFTYKEGWRK, via the coding sequence ATGTTTGATCATAAAAGTGTTTTAAAAAATGAGACCATAGAAGGCCTTGCCATTAAACCAGATGGGGTGTATGTAGATTGTACACTAGGTGGCGGTGGACATGCAGAAGTGATAGCTTCCATGTTAAATCAAGATGGTTTGTTACTTGGTTTTGATCAAGATATCCATGCATTACAGGCAGCAAAAAGTCGTTTGCAGTCTTATAAGGAACGTATAAGATTTATTCATGCTAATTTTAGTGAACTAGAGGTTGTATTATCAAAAGAAAATATTCACAAAGTAGATGGAGTCTTATTTGATTTGGGTGTATCTTCACCACAGCTCGATAAAGGAGATCGCGGTTTTAGTTATCAACATAACGCTAAGTTAGACATGCGAATGAATCAACAGCAAAAACTTGACGCTTATTTTGTAGTTAATTATTGGGATTATCAAGCTTTAGTGAAGATTTTCTTTCAATACGGAGAGGAAAAGTTTTCTAAGCAAATCGCCAGAAAAATAGAAGAACATAGAAAAAAAGCGCCGATTGAGACGACATATCAATTAGTAGAAATAATTAAGGAAGCAATTCCTGCCCCCGCACGACGTAAAGGCGGCCATCCAGCTAAACGGGTGTTTCAAGCATTAAGAATTGCCGTCAATGATGAACTAGGTGTATTTAATGATGCCCTTCATCAAGCGGCAAAAGTAACAGGAATAAACGGACGAATAGCAGTTATTACTTTCCATTCTTTAGAGGATAGACTTTGTAAGCAAGCTTTTAAAAAATGGAGTACAGACAAAGAAACTCCACGTAATTTACCAGTTTTACCAAAAGAAAATGAAGCTCCTTTTCGTTTAGTTACAAGAAAACCAATTGTTGCAACAGAGAATGAACTGGATGTAAATAGAAGATCACGATCTGCTAAGCTTCGAGTTGCTGAAAAAGTAGCCGAATGGAAAGACGATTTTACTTATAAAGAAGGGTGGAGAAAATAA
- a CDS encoding penicillin-binding protein: protein MRKNKTTHFMAGIFIILFVGIFLTLSGRFLYIQATAEIDGVSLEAWADKQRTTSYELPAERGKIFDNNGMTLAYDQTSYRMYAIVDETYSDGAEEPRHVKETEKTAKKLAPLLDMEEKDILARLQEGIDNDRFQVEFGKKGRDLSLQKKEEIEELHLPGILFREESVRSYPNGTFASQIIGFAKEMDVKDKQESTTKQKMQGVTGIEKEMDKHLSGEDGYIAFQRDKYNKKLLDPKEIVKKNEDGGNIYLTIDQKIQTLLEDTLTQVEKKYEPERISAVVMNPKTGEVIAMGNRPSYNPNNPKNVENWYNDVVSTPFEPGSTMKMFTWAAAIEEGVYNGTEAYKSGRYQPNEQITPINDHNGGNGWGPISYNEGFERSSNVAASKLVWEKIGSDKYLEYLKAFHFDQKTNIDLPNEVIGKILYNWPAEKLTTAFGQGTTMTPMQQMKAATAIANDGKMVKPYIINKITSSNTEKPTKEKKPDVVGEPISKETSQQVLKLLDQAVNGEHATGKDYRLKSYKVGGKTGTAQIPNPKGGYLTGRENYIFSFLGMAPIDDPQLMMYVSVKQPKLGEKEDGSLERGSDPVAFIFKNVMENGLHYLNIDPDKQESDQIKHIKIPELIGKSSETLKQELTKKGLRVTSVGKGKVVSSNVQKGDRLLPNDHIIMITEKPKMPNIIGWSLRDALKLSSLLELKTETFGDGYVKTQSIKEGTAVKSKDYLGIELELPNNKKNKD from the coding sequence ATGAGGAAAAACAAAACAACGCATTTTATGGCAGGTATTTTTATCATTCTTTTTGTGGGTATATTTTTAACATTATCAGGAAGATTTCTTTATATACAAGCTACTGCGGAAATTGATGGGGTTTCTTTAGAAGCATGGGCTGATAAGCAACGAACAACATCGTATGAACTCCCAGCAGAGCGCGGGAAGATATTTGATAACAACGGAATGACACTTGCCTACGATCAAACAAGCTATAGAATGTACGCAATAGTCGATGAAACATATTCTGATGGGGCAGAAGAACCAAGACATGTTAAGGAAACAGAGAAAACAGCAAAAAAATTAGCTCCTCTATTAGATATGGAGGAAAAAGACATACTAGCTCGCTTGCAGGAAGGGATAGATAACGATCGCTTCCAAGTTGAATTTGGTAAGAAAGGTAGAGATTTGTCTTTACAAAAGAAAGAGGAAATTGAGGAACTTCATTTGCCAGGGATTCTTTTCAGGGAAGAGTCTGTTCGCTCATACCCGAACGGCACCTTTGCGTCCCAAATAATTGGTTTTGCGAAAGAGATGGACGTAAAGGATAAGCAAGAAAGTACTACAAAGCAAAAAATGCAAGGTGTTACGGGAATTGAGAAAGAAATGGATAAACATTTAAGTGGGGAAGATGGTTACATTGCTTTTCAACGTGATAAATATAATAAGAAACTACTTGATCCAAAAGAAATAGTAAAGAAAAATGAGGATGGCGGAAATATCTATTTAACGATCGACCAAAAAATACAGACCTTACTAGAAGATACCTTAACTCAAGTTGAGAAGAAATACGAACCTGAACGTATTTCAGCAGTAGTGATGAATCCTAAGACTGGAGAGGTTATAGCAATGGGAAATCGTCCAAGTTATAACCCAAATAACCCTAAAAATGTAGAAAATTGGTATAATGATGTTGTATCGACACCATTTGAGCCTGGATCTACAATGAAAATGTTTACTTGGGCGGCTGCGATAGAAGAAGGCGTTTATAATGGAACGGAAGCATATAAGTCAGGTCGCTATCAACCCAATGAGCAAATAACACCTATTAATGATCATAATGGTGGAAATGGTTGGGGACCTATTTCATACAATGAAGGGTTTGAGCGTTCTTCTAATGTCGCCGCGTCTAAACTTGTGTGGGAAAAAATCGGATCTGATAAATATCTTGAGTATTTAAAAGCCTTTCATTTCGATCAAAAGACAAATATTGATCTACCAAATGAAGTGATTGGCAAAATATTATATAATTGGCCAGCAGAAAAGTTAACTACAGCATTTGGTCAAGGTACAACCATGACTCCAATGCAGCAAATGAAGGCGGCCACTGCTATTGCCAACGATGGAAAAATGGTAAAGCCTTATATTATTAATAAGATTACAAGTTCTAATACAGAGAAGCCAACAAAAGAAAAAAAACCGGATGTGGTTGGTGAACCCATTTCTAAAGAAACGTCTCAACAAGTGCTTAAGCTTCTGGATCAGGCAGTTAATGGAGAACACGCAACTGGTAAAGATTACCGATTAAAGAGCTATAAAGTTGGTGGAAAAACAGGGACAGCGCAAATTCCTAATCCTAAAGGTGGTTATTTAACAGGTAGAGAAAATTATATTTTTTCCTTTTTAGGAATGGCACCCATTGATGACCCTCAATTAATGATGTATGTATCTGTTAAACAACCAAAGTTAGGTGAAAAAGAAGATGGATCTTTGGAAAGGGGTTCTGACCCGGTAGCATTTATTTTTAAAAATGTGATGGAGAATGGCTTGCATTATTTAAACATTGATCCAGATAAACAAGAATCAGATCAAATAAAACATATAAAAATCCCAGAACTCATAGGGAAGAGTTCAGAAACTCTAAAACAAGAATTGACGAAAAAGGGTTTACGTGTAACGTCAGTTGGTAAAGGTAAAGTCGTTTCAAGTAATGTACAAAAAGGAGATCGATTGTTGCCGAATGATCATATTATTATGATTACGGAAAAACCTAAAATGCCAAACATAATCGGCTGGTCACTTCGCGATGCTCTAAAACTGTCTAGTTTGTTAGAATTAAAGACAGAAACGTTTGGTGATGGTTATGTTAAAACCCAAAGTATTAAAGAGGGAACAGCTGTTAAATCAAAAGATTACCTTGGCATAGAGCTGGAACTACCAAACAATAAAAAGAATAAAGATTAG
- a CDS encoding DUF3397 domain-containing protein, translating into MLNGIMYIIAFFISLPFLATWIVYVCSYKLTEQKIKSFHLAVYVTTPLYLIAVTLMIDMVIGMSLTAAIIILLLLLLVGVLIFQWKKRTEVLLSKAIRIVWRLMFLLFITLYGLLIVTGIIQRIFFSV; encoded by the coding sequence ATGTTGAATGGAATAATGTATATTATTGCTTTTTTTATTTCTCTACCTTTTTTAGCGACATGGATTGTGTATGTTTGTAGTTATAAGTTAACAGAGCAAAAAATCAAATCTTTTCATCTGGCAGTATATGTAACTACACCTTTATACTTGATAGCTGTAACATTAATGATAGACATGGTTATAGGCATGTCGTTGACGGCTGCTATTATTATTCTTTTGCTACTCCTTTTGGTGGGTGTTCTTATTTTCCAGTGGAAGAAGAGAACGGAAGTCCTTTTAAGTAAAGCTATTAGAATAGTTTGGCGACTGATGTTTTTACTGTTTATTACGTTATATGGACTGTTAATTGTTACAGGGATCATACAACGTATCTTTTTTTCTGTGTAG
- the bshC gene encoding bacillithiol biosynthesis cysteine-adding enzyme BshC encodes MRIEPINLKQQSNLMKDYRNNEASIHSFFDYAAFGEWKHRYHDLQKNVYKRQELCDVLQSINKQWQAPESTQKNIQRLRQSQAVTVIGGQQAGLLTGPLYTINKLISIIQLAREQEAELGVPVIPVFWIAGEDHDFAEVNHVYMCKEHQIQKNILKQHVQTKTSLTDMEMEHAKLKQWLDKLFEQLSETNHTKTLYHEIISCLSSSHTFVDFFAKLIFCLFPKEGVVLIDSGNKSVRQLESDYFVEMVESQPEISKAVCDSLDQLQSLGYTVGLSATPVDGHLFYYENGERILLQRSKEKGWTNKQNSIYFTTEQLKQIAKDTPEKLNNNVVTRPLMQEKLFPNLAFIAGPGEISYWSTLKTAFHHLQMKMPPVVPRLSLSIIDRTTDKLLSHCQLSAEQVINEGVREVKEKWLATTSYPSIKTITQEVQEQITKVHAPMRHLAASMRSDLGALANKNLDYIQNHIQYLENRLIKELQLQYQNDLATFDLLECTLHPENGLQERIWNPLPWLNMYGMSFTNRLLQYTYSFNNSHYLVYL; translated from the coding sequence ATGCGGATCGAACCTATAAATTTAAAGCAACAAAGTAATTTAATGAAAGATTATCGTAATAATGAGGCGAGTATTCATTCGTTTTTTGATTACGCTGCATTCGGTGAATGGAAGCATAGGTATCATGATCTGCAAAAAAACGTTTATAAGCGTCAGGAGTTATGTGATGTTTTACAGTCCATAAACAAACAATGGCAAGCTCCTGAAAGCACGCAGAAAAACATTCAAAGATTACGTCAGTCACAAGCTGTGACCGTTATCGGTGGGCAGCAAGCTGGTCTCCTAACAGGGCCGCTATATACGATTAATAAACTAATTTCAATTATTCAGCTAGCAAGGGAACAGGAAGCGGAGTTAGGCGTACCAGTCATACCTGTTTTTTGGATAGCAGGGGAAGATCATGATTTTGCAGAAGTGAATCATGTTTATATGTGTAAAGAACATCAAATACAAAAAAATATATTAAAGCAACATGTGCAAACCAAAACATCTTTAACGGATATGGAAATGGAACACGCGAAACTGAAGCAGTGGTTGGATAAATTATTTGAACAATTAAGCGAGACGAATCATACAAAAACGTTGTACCATGAAATAATTAGCTGCTTATCATCTTCACATACGTTTGTTGATTTCTTTGCTAAACTTATTTTCTGTCTATTTCCTAAAGAAGGGGTAGTACTAATCGATTCTGGAAATAAGTCTGTACGCCAGTTAGAAAGTGATTACTTTGTGGAAATGGTGGAAAGTCAACCAGAGATAAGTAAAGCAGTGTGCGATTCCTTAGATCAATTACAATCTTTAGGCTACACCGTAGGTCTATCTGCGACACCCGTAGATGGCCATCTGTTCTATTATGAGAATGGTGAGCGCATATTGTTGCAACGATCGAAGGAAAAAGGATGGACGAACAAACAGAACAGTATATATTTTACAACGGAACAACTAAAGCAAATTGCTAAAGATACGCCAGAAAAATTAAATAATAATGTAGTTACTCGTCCCTTAATGCAAGAAAAATTATTTCCAAACCTTGCATTTATAGCAGGACCTGGTGAAATAAGCTATTGGTCTACATTGAAGACAGCATTTCATCACTTGCAAATGAAAATGCCGCCAGTGGTACCTAGGCTATCTTTATCCATTATTGATCGTACGACTGATAAATTATTATCCCATTGTCAACTAAGTGCAGAACAAGTGATTAATGAAGGTGTGCGTGAAGTAAAAGAGAAGTGGCTAGCAACAACATCGTATCCTTCCATAAAAACAATTACTCAGGAAGTACAAGAACAAATAACTAAAGTTCATGCTCCCATGCGTCATCTAGCTGCTTCTATGAGGAGTGATTTAGGGGCGTTAGCTAATAAGAATTTGGACTATATTCAAAATCATATCCAATATTTAGAAAATCGCTTAATAAAGGAACTGCAATTACAGTATCAAAATGATTTAGCCACATTTGATTTACTGGAATGTACGCTCCACCCAGAAAATGGATTACAAGAACGTATTTGGAATCCTCTTCCTTGGTTAAATATGTATGGTATGTCATTCACAAACCGATTGTTACAGTATACATATTCCTTTAACAATTCCCACTATCTTGTTTACCTTTAA
- a CDS encoding N-acetyltransferase, whose translation MDKVKVEKLLINYKTLEKFKHFKEYGNQELSMLEDLENNLVENQSDSPFYGIYIGDSIIARMSLYRVNRKYDFYFDPPQDYLTLWKLEVLPEYQGKGYGKALVDFAKSYQLPIKTNPRINSHAFWEKMGFQKAQYKMERDLGENPLIWMPAGVKENHIKEQDEA comes from the coding sequence ATGGACAAAGTGAAAGTTGAAAAGCTTTTGATCAATTATAAGACATTGGAGAAGTTTAAACATTTTAAAGAGTACGGCAATCAAGAATTATCTATGTTAGAAGATTTGGAGAACAATTTGGTGGAAAACCAAAGTGATTCACCTTTTTACGGAATTTATATTGGCGACAGTATAATTGCTCGTATGAGCCTCTATAGAGTCAATCGAAAGTATGACTTTTATTTTGACCCACCTCAAGATTATCTAACTTTGTGGAAATTAGAAGTTCTTCCAGAATACCAAGGAAAAGGATATGGCAAAGCGTTAGTAGATTTTGCGAAAAGTTATCAATTACCAATAAAAACAAACCCTAGAATTAACTCTCATGCCTTTTGGGAAAAAATGGGCTTTCAAAAGGCGCAGTACAAAATGGAACGAGATTTGGGAGAAAATCCACTGATTTGGATGCCAGCAGGTGTGAAAGAAAACCACATAAAGGAGCAAGATGAAGCTTAG
- a CDS encoding YceD family protein, whose protein sequence is MKFALAQLKKNAYKEPFTFSETEDVSELEEMNNDIRHIGEVEVQGTCFFQGDNIIFSLRIHGEMVLPCARTLEDVHYPFAIQTDEVFTTSLYRSEAEIEAEIHPIDGEVLDLTPLIKENILLEVPYRVFSEEENSRPDYITEGKGWQFTSKQNNAKSIDERFRKLESLFNKDEKND, encoded by the coding sequence ATGAAATTTGCGTTAGCTCAATTAAAGAAGAATGCTTATAAGGAACCTTTTACTTTTTCAGAAACGGAAGATGTTTCCGAATTGGAAGAGATGAACAACGATATTCGTCATATTGGCGAAGTAGAAGTTCAAGGAACGTGTTTTTTTCAAGGAGATAATATTATTTTTTCCTTACGTATTCACGGTGAAATGGTGCTTCCGTGTGCCCGAACGTTAGAAGATGTTCATTATCCGTTTGCTATCCAAACAGATGAAGTATTTACAACGTCGTTATATAGATCGGAAGCTGAAATCGAAGCTGAAATTCACCCAATTGATGGAGAGGTGCTTGATTTAACCCCGTTAATTAAGGAAAATATCTTGCTAGAGGTTCCGTATCGCGTATTTTCAGAGGAAGAAAACAGTCGACCTGATTATATAACAGAAGGTAAAGGCTGGCAATTTACTTCCAAACAAAATAACGCAAAATCAATAGATGAGCGTTTTAGGAAATTGGAATCATTGTTTAATAAAGATGAGAAGAACGATTAA
- the rpmF gene encoding 50S ribosomal protein L32 has translation MAVPKRRTSKKVKNQRRTHKKLHVPGMVECSNCGELTKPHHVCKACGHYDGKEVVSQ, from the coding sequence ATGGCAGTACCTAAAAGAAGAACTTCAAAAAAGGTGAAAAACCAACGTCGTACGCATAAAAAATTACATGTGCCTGGCATGGTAGAATGTTCAAATTGTGGGGAGTTGACGAAACCGCACCACGTTTGTAAAGCATGTGGTCACTACGATGGTAAAGAAGTAGTCAGTCAATAA
- a CDS encoding stage V sporulation protein D — MKRVSAVTTKKRIVTVFLIGILVFVIIDIRLGYVQFVIGDELMGQATELWTRDIEFEPERGKILDRNGEVLAENVTAPSVVVVPRQIDDAEKTAQKLASILQMSEDEAFEYVTKNASSVNIHPEGRKINEKQELAIRTLDMNGVYLSKDSKRHYPFGDDLSHVLGFAGIDNQGLMGLELFYDEQLSGNKGSLSFYSDAKGRRLERLADIYSEPEDGLDLKTTIDTRVQTIMERELDLVASKYNPDGAVAIAVNPKTGGVLGMTSRPNFHPENYQEVDSDIFDRNLPIWSTYEPGSTFKIITLAAALEEEVVDLNKDHYHDDGDISVGGSELHCWKSGGHGHQSYLEVVQNSCNPGFVSLGQKLGKDKLFSYIDLFGFGKKTGIDLQGEGTGILFKPENVGPVELATTAFGQGVSVTPIQQVMAVSAAVNGGFLYEPYIAEEWINSTTQSVQKQVKPTMKKRVISENTSNEIRHALESVVAQGTGRPAYVDGYRVGGKTGTAQKVGPDGRYMENNYVVSFIGFAPADDPEIVVYVAVDNPKNAVQFGGVVAAPVVGTIIGDSLRAMDVKPRTEGIEKDYQWPEQPKIEVPDVKGMKKKDLQEYMTNLSIETSGDGDYIVDQAPKPGTKVEQGSKIRVYLAENNR; from the coding sequence ATGAAACGTGTATCTGCTGTGACTACAAAAAAGAGGATTGTCACTGTTTTTCTTATTGGAATATTGGTGTTTGTTATTATCGATATTCGTTTAGGTTATGTCCAATTTGTAATTGGCGATGAGTTGATGGGACAAGCTACAGAATTATGGACGCGAGATATTGAATTTGAACCAGAGAGAGGAAAAATTCTTGATCGTAATGGAGAGGTACTAGCCGAAAATGTAACAGCTCCATCTGTGGTCGTTGTTCCTAGACAGATAGATGACGCTGAAAAAACAGCTCAAAAACTAGCCTCCATTTTACAAATGTCAGAGGATGAAGCGTTTGAGTATGTTACGAAGAATGCTTCAAGTGTAAATATTCACCCGGAAGGTAGAAAAATTAACGAAAAACAAGAGCTAGCAATTAGAACATTAGATATGAATGGCGTATATTTATCAAAAGACTCAAAACGTCATTATCCGTTTGGAGATGATTTATCTCATGTCCTCGGTTTTGCAGGGATAGATAATCAAGGTCTAATGGGCTTGGAATTATTTTATGATGAACAACTTAGCGGAAATAAAGGTAGTTTATCATTTTATTCTGATGCTAAAGGTAGAAGACTGGAACGCTTAGCAGATATATACTCCGAACCAGAAGATGGGCTTGACTTAAAAACAACGATTGATACACGCGTGCAAACGATTATGGAAAGAGAATTGGATTTAGTTGCCTCAAAATATAACCCAGATGGTGCAGTGGCAATTGCTGTTAATCCGAAGACTGGTGGTGTACTTGGGATGACATCTAGGCCAAACTTTCATCCGGAAAACTATCAGGAAGTGGACTCTGATATTTTTGACCGTAATTTACCAATTTGGAGTACGTATGAGCCTGGGTCTACATTTAAGATTATTACACTTGCTGCTGCATTAGAGGAAGAAGTGGTTGATTTAAATAAAGACCATTACCATGATGATGGCGATATCTCTGTGGGAGGTTCGGAATTACATTGTTGGAAAAGTGGGGGACATGGACACCAAAGCTATTTAGAAGTAGTGCAAAACTCGTGTAACCCAGGATTTGTGAGTCTTGGTCAAAAGCTAGGAAAAGATAAACTATTTTCGTATATTGATCTGTTTGGTTTTGGAAAGAAAACAGGAATTGATTTGCAAGGAGAGGGTACTGGGATTTTATTTAAACCTGAAAATGTTGGGCCAGTTGAATTAGCTACTACAGCTTTCGGTCAAGGTGTTTCGGTAACACCAATTCAGCAAGTAATGGCTGTATCTGCAGCGGTGAATGGAGGATTCTTATATGAGCCGTATATTGCAGAGGAATGGATTAATTCAACGACTCAGTCTGTCCAAAAGCAAGTTAAACCGACCATGAAAAAGAGAGTTATTTCTGAAAATACTTCCAATGAAATACGCCATGCTTTGGAAAGTGTAGTAGCTCAAGGAACTGGGCGCCCTGCATATGTCGATGGGTATAGAGTAGGTGGAAAAACTGGAACAGCGCAAAAAGTTGGTCCGGATGGAAGATATATGGAAAATAACTATGTCGTTTCTTTTATTGGTTTTGCCCCAGCTGATGATCCTGAAATTGTTGTATATGTTGCTGTAGATAATCCAAAAAATGCAGTGCAATTTGGTGGGGTTGTGGCTGCCCCTGTGGTAGGAACAATTATTGGAGATAGCCTAAGGGCAATGGATGTAAAACCGCGAACAGAAGGTATTGAAAAGGATTATCAATGGCCAGAACAGCCTAAAATTGAGGTGCCCGATGTGAAGGGAATGAAGAAGAAAGATTTGCAGGAATATATGACCAATTTATCCATTGAAACAAGTGGTGATGGCGACTACATTGTAGATCAAGCGCCTAAACCAGGGACGAAAGTGGAGCAAGGATCAAAAATCAGAGTGTATTTAGCAGAAAATAATCGTTAA